The Mycobacteriales bacterium sequence GGTCACGCGGCTGTCGCGCAACGGCAGCCGCGGCGACCTGCACGCCCACATCGACGTGGCGGTGCCGACCAGGCTCGACGCCGAGCAGGAGGAGCTGCTGCGCACCCTGGCCCGGGTGCGCGGTGAGGAGCAGCCGGAGGCCATCGTGACCAGCAACGAGGGCGGCCTGTTCTCCAAGCTGCGCGACGCCTTCCGCTGAGCGGACCCTGACATGACGCCGCCGGTTTTCTGGTCGGCCGCGCTGGGCGACGTCGGTGACACCGTGCTGCTCGACGGCGCCGAGGGGCACCACGCCTCCGCCGTACGCCGGCTGCGGCCGGGAGAGCGACTCGACCTGGCCGACGGGGCGGGTGAAGTCGCCGAGTGCGTCGTGGTCGAGGCCGGCCGTGATGCGCTGACCTGCCGGGTCGTCCGGCGCCGGTGCGTGCCGGCGCCTCAACCGCGGTTGGTCGTGGTGCAGGCACTGGCCAAGGGCGGCCGGGACGAGGATGCCGTCGAAGCGATGACCGAGGTAGGCGTAGACGCGTTCGTGCCTTGGGAGGCGGCGCGGTCGGTGGCCCGCTGGAAGCGCGACCGGTGGACGTCGGTCGCCCGCGAGGCGGGAAAGCAGTCGCGGCGGGCGTGGTTCCCGCAGGTGTCGCCGCCGGCCTCGACGGCACACGTCCGCGAGCTGCTGGCCGGTGCCGCGCTGGGTGTCGTGCTGCACGAGGGGGCGGCCGAGCCGCTGGTCTCACTGCTGCCGCCGACGACGGGCGACGTCGTGCTGGTCGTGGGGCCCGAGGGCGGCATCACCGATGAGGAGCTCGAGGCGTTCTCTCTGGCCGGTGCGCAGACCTGCCGGCTCGGTTCGACGGTGCTGCGCACGTCGACCGCAGGCGTCGCGGCCGCTGCGGTGCTCAACGCCCGCAGCGGCCGCTGGGCCTGACCTACCAGCTGGGGGACTGACCGACTGCCCGCAGCTGCACGGTCTGCCCGGTGACGATCTCCACGTCGCCGGTGCCGGTGCCGATGATGACCGCTCCGTT is a genomic window containing:
- a CDS encoding 16S rRNA (uracil(1498)-N(3))-methyltransferase gives rise to the protein MTPPVFWSAALGDVGDTVLLDGAEGHHASAVRRLRPGERLDLADGAGEVAECVVVEAGRDALTCRVVRRRCVPAPQPRLVVVQALAKGGRDEDAVEAMTEVGVDAFVPWEAARSVARWKRDRWTSVAREAGKQSRRAWFPQVSPPASTAHVRELLAGAALGVVLHEGAAEPLVSLLPPTTGDVVLVVGPEGGITDEELEAFSLAGAQTCRLGSTVLRTSTAGVAAAAVLNARSGRWA